The Sorangiineae bacterium MSr11954 DNA segment TCACGCGCTCATAAGGTGACGACCGCCGATCGGCCGGCGCGCAATACGTATTTCTGGATCTTGCCCGTGGCGGTCTTGGGGAGATCGGCGACGAAGACAATCGCATGCGGTGCCTTGAAATGCGCCAAGCGATCTCGGGCAAAGGTGCGCAGCTCCGCCTCGGTGACCTCGGCGCCTTGCTTGAGCACCACGAAGGCGTGCGGCGCCTCGCCCCATTTTTCGTGAGGCATGCCCACGACGGCTACCTCGTGCACCGCGGGGTGGTGGAGCAGAACCCCTTCGACCTCGATGGACGAGATATTCTCGCCGCCGCTGATGATGACGTCTTTCAGGCGATCGCGGATTTCGACATAGCCGTCGGGGTGAACGACCGCCGAGTCGCCGCTGTGGAAGTATCCGCCCGCGAAGGCGCGGGCCGTCGAATCCGGATCGCGGTAGTAGCCTTCCATCACCGCGTTGCCGCGCACCACGATCTCGCCGATGGTCTGCCCGTCGCGCGGCACGTCGCGCATGGCCTCGTCGACCACGCGAAGCTCGCCCGAGGTGATCAGCTCCACCCCCTGCCGCGCCTTGAGCCGCGCGCGCTCGGAGAGGGGGAGCGCCGCGTGCGCCTCGCATGGCTCGCACACGCTGATGAACGGCGCCGTCTCGGTGAGGCCGTACACGTGGAGGAGCGCCCACCCGAGCTCCGTTTCGATGCGCTCGATGGTGCTCGCCGCGGGCGGCGCGCCGGCCGTGAGCACACGCACGCCGCGCGGGGCACGGCGGCGGAGCTCCTCGGGGGCGTTGGCGATCGAGATGAGCACGGTGGGGGCCGCGCAGAGCACGGTGATGCGCTCGCGCTCGAGCTGCTCGAACACCGACGGCGGGTCGAGCTTGCGCAAGCAGACGTGCGTGGCGCCCACGGCGGTGTTGGTCCACACGAAGGTCCAGCCGTTGGCGTGGAACATCGGCAAGGTCCACAGGTAGCGGTCCGCGCTCGACATGGGGTGGTGCACCAGGGTGCCGACGGAGTTCACCCACGCGTTGCGATGCGTGATCATCACGCCTTTGGGGCGCGACGTGGTCCCGCTCGTGTAGTTGATCGTCAAGAGGTCGTCCTCGCCGATGGCCGCCGGCTCGAAGCGGGGCTCGGCCGATGCGAGCAGCGACTCGTAATCGAGCCATCCTTCGCGCGCCCCTTCGAGCGCGACCCAGCGCTCGACCTCGGGGCATCGGCTGCGAAGGGCATCGACGGCCTCGAGGTAGTCGGCGTGGACGCAGA contains these protein-coding regions:
- a CDS encoding long-chain-fatty-acid--CoA ligase, which encodes MSLTPMEFARRARALYADREAVVDGSLRYTYAEFFDRCDRWSNVLQRFGIAKGDRVAYIAPNTHAQLESFYAVPALGAVLVPLNYRLIASDFAYMIEHSGAKIVCVHADYLEAVDALRSRCPEVERWVALEGAREGWLDYESLLASAEPRFEPAAIGEDDLLTINYTSGTTSRPKGVMITHRNAWVNSVGTLVHHPMSSADRYLWTLPMFHANGWTFVWTNTAVGATHVCLRKLDPPSVFEQLERERITVLCAAPTVLISIANAPEELRRRAPRGVRVLTAGAPPAASTIERIETELGWALLHVYGLTETAPFISVCEPCEAHAALPLSERARLKARQGVELITSGELRVVDEAMRDVPRDGQTIGEIVVRGNAVMEGYYRDPDSTARAFAGGYFHSGDSAVVHPDGYVEIRDRLKDVIISGGENISSIEVEGVLLHHPAVHEVAVVGMPHEKWGEAPHAFVVLKQGAEVTEAELRTFARDRLAHFKAPHAIVFVADLPKTATGKIQKYVLRAGRSAVVTL